One region of Hymenobacter sediminicola genomic DNA includes:
- a CDS encoding saccharopine dehydrogenase C-terminal domain-containing protein gives MTRITLLGAGRSASSLIQYLIRYAPLEKWQLTVADVNPAHLVPVLAAHSEYARAVAFDIQDEARLEELVAGADIVISMLPALFHGPVAHACVRLGRHLATASYVSEEIRELHAEAQQAGVTLLMECGLDPGLDHMSAMAVIEHIRARGGRITSFKSYCGGLLAPDSEGDNPWKYKFTWNPRNVVLAGQSTAKYLENGRARFIPYQHLFARTEPIEVPGYGSFDGYANRDSLSYRAPYGLDDIPTILRGTLRRAGYCAAWHTLVRLGLTDDSVHLGNSADLTWRELIEAYLPVAVPRAASETELAVQCADYLGLPLAGPEMQRLQWLELFTDKPVGLANATPAQLLERLLTEKWQLQPHDHDMIVMQHLFEFELQGVLYNSTSSLVVLGDDATHTAMAKTVGLPLGMAVRRLARGEMSRRGVVIPTSPELYTPILAELAADYSIRFEETESVASRSVFAR, from the coding sequence ATGACCCGTATTACCCTGCTTGGTGCCGGCCGCTCGGCTTCTTCGCTCATTCAGTACCTGATCCGCTACGCGCCCCTAGAAAAGTGGCAGCTTACGGTAGCCGATGTAAATCCGGCCCACTTGGTGCCGGTACTGGCCGCGCACAGCGAATATGCTCGTGCTGTGGCCTTCGATATTCAGGATGAAGCCCGGTTGGAGGAGCTGGTAGCCGGCGCTGACATTGTTATTTCGATGCTGCCGGCGCTGTTTCATGGGCCTGTGGCGCATGCTTGCGTGCGGCTGGGGCGGCACCTAGCCACGGCCAGCTACGTGAGTGAGGAAATCCGGGAGTTGCATGCGGAAGCGCAGCAGGCGGGTGTCACGCTGCTCATGGAGTGCGGCCTCGACCCCGGCCTCGACCATATGTCGGCGATGGCCGTGATAGAGCATATCAGGGCGCGGGGCGGACGTATCACTTCATTCAAGTCTTATTGCGGCGGGCTGCTGGCCCCCGATTCGGAGGGTGACAATCCGTGGAAGTACAAGTTCACCTGGAACCCGCGCAACGTAGTGCTGGCTGGCCAGAGCACGGCCAAGTATCTCGAAAACGGCCGGGCCCGCTTTATCCCGTACCAGCACCTTTTTGCACGCACCGAGCCGATAGAAGTGCCCGGCTACGGCAGCTTCGACGGCTATGCCAACCGCGACTCGCTCAGCTACCGCGCGCCCTACGGTCTCGATGATATTCCGACTATTCTGCGCGGCACGCTGCGCCGGGCCGGCTACTGCGCCGCTTGGCACACCCTCGTGCGCTTAGGCCTCACCGACGACTCCGTGCACCTCGGAAACTCTGCTGACCTGACCTGGCGAGAACTAATCGAGGCATACCTGCCGGTAGCGGTGCCGCGAGCGGCGTCCGAAACCGAGCTGGCCGTGCAGTGTGCCGACTACCTGGGCCTGCCGCTGGCCGGCCCCGAAATGCAGCGCCTGCAATGGCTTGAGCTCTTCACCGATAAGCCTGTGGGGCTGGCCAATGCGACGCCCGCACAGTTGCTGGAGCGCCTGCTCACCGAGAAATGGCAGCTACAGCCTCACGACCATGACATGATTGTGATGCAGCACTTATTTGAATTTGAGCTGCAAGGCGTGCTTTACAACAGCACCTCCTCTCTGGTAGTACTAGGTGATGATGCCACACACACCGCCATGGCCAAAACCGTGGGTCTGCCGCTGGGAATGGCCGTGCGGCGGCTGGCGCGAGGCGAAATGTCCCGGCGTGGTGTGGTCATCCCAACCAGTCCGGAACTGTACACACCCATTCTGGCGGAACTGGCCGCCGACTACAGTATTCGATTCGAGGAAACGGAAAGCGTGGCTTCTAGGAGCGTATTTGCTCGCTAA
- the cdd gene encoding cytidine deaminase — MAHPLHLTINVEVLTAAELTPAEAATWQAARAATDHAYAPYSHFHVGASLLLDDGTIFRGTNQENAAFPSGLCAERTALFGLAASQPERRIVGMAVAARPASGDFVAVTSCGACRQVMAEYEHRQQQAIPLLLPGPNGSIYRFRSLSDLLPFGFTADDLPQKG, encoded by the coding sequence ATGGCCCATCCGCTCCACCTCACCATCAACGTCGAGGTTCTTACTGCAGCCGAACTAACACCCGCCGAAGCCGCTACCTGGCAGGCTGCCCGAGCCGCCACCGACCACGCCTACGCTCCCTACTCCCACTTCCACGTCGGCGCATCGCTACTACTTGATGACGGCACCATTTTCCGGGGTACCAACCAAGAAAACGCGGCCTTTCCGTCCGGCCTTTGTGCGGAGCGCACGGCACTATTTGGCCTGGCAGCTTCTCAGCCCGAGCGTCGCATTGTAGGCATGGCGGTAGCTGCCCGCCCCGCTTCCGGCGACTTTGTGGCCGTGACGTCGTGCGGGGCCTGCCGACAGGTGATGGCCGAGTATGAGCACCGCCAGCAGCAGGCCATTCCGTTGCTGCTGCCCGGCCCCAACGGCAGCATCTACCGTTTCCGCAGCCTCTCCGACCTGCTGCCCTTCGGCTTTACTGCCGACGATTTGCCGCAGAAAGGCTAA
- a CDS encoding alpha/beta hydrolase yields MAQEHHLAVTRTARYFQLGELSASTRQVWFVCHGYGQLAQYFIRHFAAVTAADPTLVVIAPEGLSRFYLQGTGGRVGATWMTREDRLTEIDDYVAYLNQLASSILAAVPTNAHVTVLGFSQGAATVSRWLARAAFRPARLILWAGAFPPDMDFTVASHLLQGLPVTLVCGDEDEFITPEDVEKQRAFLRQLGVEPLVIGFAGKHTLHPGVLQQLAAS; encoded by the coding sequence ATGGCGCAGGAACACCACTTGGCTGTCACGCGCACGGCTCGCTACTTTCAATTGGGCGAGTTGTCGGCCAGCACCCGGCAGGTGTGGTTCGTGTGCCACGGCTACGGGCAATTGGCGCAGTACTTCATCCGGCACTTCGCGGCCGTCACCGCCGCCGACCCTACGCTGGTGGTTATTGCGCCCGAAGGCCTGTCACGGTTCTACCTGCAGGGCACCGGCGGCCGAGTGGGAGCTACCTGGATGACGCGCGAAGACCGGCTCACAGAAATCGATGATTACGTTGCGTATCTGAACCAACTGGCCTCATCCATATTGGCAGCCGTGCCGACTAATGCACACGTGACGGTGCTAGGCTTCTCGCAGGGCGCCGCTACCGTAAGCCGCTGGCTGGCCCGGGCCGCTTTCCGCCCGGCCCGGCTCATCCTCTGGGCCGGCGCCTTCCCGCCCGACATGGATTTCACGGTGGCTTCGCACCTGCTACAGGGCCTGCCGGTTACGTTAGTTTGCGGCGACGAAGACGAATTCATCACGCCAGAAGACGTGGAAAAGCAGCGCGCATTTCTGCGGCAACTGGGTGTAGAGCCGCTGGTTATCGGCTTTGCCGGCAAGCATACCCTGCATCCCGGCGTGCTGCAGCAGCTGGCGGCTTCATGA
- a CDS encoding SDR family NAD(P)-dependent oxidoreductase — MQTAFITGASSGIGRATAVALAKSGFQLVVTGRRRERLEELALELSGTPVHILTFDVRDRTAVEEAVASLPTQFAAVDVLINNAGNAHGLAPVQDGDPADWDAMLDGNVKGLLYVSRAVLPAMTRRQVGHIINIGSVAGSEAYANGNVYCASKAAVSMLTKTMRLDLLPHNIRVAEVNPGAVETEFSNVRFKGDEARAEQVYNGFEPLRPEDVADVIQFMVTRPPHVNVAEVLLFPTAQGAATTIRKQ; from the coding sequence ATGCAAACTGCTTTTATTACCGGCGCTTCGTCAGGAATTGGCCGCGCAACGGCGGTAGCCTTAGCTAAGTCCGGGTTTCAACTGGTTGTGACAGGGCGCCGCCGGGAGCGGCTGGAGGAACTGGCGCTGGAACTGAGCGGCACACCAGTACATATCCTGACGTTTGATGTGCGCGACCGAACTGCCGTAGAGGAGGCAGTAGCGAGCCTGCCTACCCAGTTTGCTGCTGTTGACGTCCTGATCAATAACGCCGGCAATGCCCACGGCTTGGCGCCAGTGCAGGACGGCGACCCGGCCGATTGGGATGCCATGCTCGACGGCAATGTGAAAGGCCTGCTCTATGTGAGTCGCGCTGTATTGCCCGCCATGACGCGCCGCCAAGTAGGCCACATTATCAATATCGGGTCCGTGGCCGGCTCGGAGGCGTATGCCAATGGCAACGTGTATTGCGCTTCCAAAGCCGCCGTATCGATGCTGACGAAGACGATGCGCTTGGATCTGCTGCCGCACAATATCCGCGTGGCAGAAGTGAACCCCGGAGCCGTGGAAACAGAGTTTTCCAACGTGCGCTTCAAAGGCGACGAAGCGCGGGCCGAACAGGTCTACAACGGCTTCGAACCGCTACGCCCCGAAGATGTAGCCGACGTAATCCAGTTCATGGTGACGCGCCCGCCGCACGTTAATGTGGCCGAAGTACTGCTGTTCCCGACCGCGCAAGGGGCCGCCACTACTATCCGTAAGCAGTAG
- a CDS encoding porin family protein, translating to MATPHVRHKLHLHRAQIGRFALLGLLALAVPLSTVAQKKSRASASRGKGGKVKSITVENLPGYDDKWFHPGFYIAPHFSRYKLEQSPAYITNQGTNRGVTANAISSPGFAVGFVGDARLGDYFNLRFAPGVSFITRQIEFKPAGYAPDPTNEDDPAEITTQEVGATQVDFPVLLKFHSERRRNTRVYVVGGLKPSVSVGNRRKDPLKNQLTTARSDMAIEYGVGLDLFYPFFKFAPELRFSHGLSNQYQPEDNVYSRSLQSLKSNTVTLYLTFE from the coding sequence ATGGCAACCCCTCACGTTCGGCATAAGCTCCATTTACACCGCGCACAAATAGGCCGCTTCGCATTGCTGGGGCTACTGGCCCTGGCTGTGCCGTTGAGCACAGTGGCCCAGAAAAAAAGCCGTGCCAGCGCCAGCCGTGGCAAAGGCGGCAAGGTCAAATCCATTACGGTGGAGAACCTGCCCGGCTACGACGATAAATGGTTTCACCCAGGTTTCTACATTGCGCCGCATTTTTCGCGCTATAAGCTGGAGCAGTCACCGGCCTACATCACCAACCAAGGCACCAACCGTGGCGTGACGGCTAATGCCATCAGCAGCCCCGGCTTCGCAGTCGGGTTTGTGGGCGACGCGCGGCTGGGTGATTATTTTAATCTGCGTTTTGCGCCGGGGGTTAGCTTCATCACGCGGCAAATCGAGTTCAAGCCAGCTGGCTACGCGCCCGATCCGACAAACGAAGATGATCCGGCCGAAATAACTACTCAGGAGGTCGGAGCCACGCAAGTAGACTTTCCGGTCCTGCTCAAGTTTCATTCGGAGCGGCGACGCAACACACGCGTGTATGTGGTAGGTGGCCTCAAGCCCAGCGTAAGCGTGGGCAACCGCCGAAAAGACCCCTTGAAGAACCAACTCACAACGGCTCGTAGCGATATGGCCATTGAGTATGGCGTAGGGCTGGACCTGTTCTATCCGTTTTTTAAATTTGCGCCTGAGTTGCGCTTTTCGCACGGCCTGAGCAACCAGTATCAGCCTGAGGACAACGTATACAGCCGCAGTCTGCAGAGCCTCAAAAGTAATACAGTGACGCTGTACCTGACTTTCGAATAG
- the ubiE gene encoding bifunctional demethylmenaquinone methyltransferase/2-methoxy-6-polyprenyl-1,4-benzoquinol methylase UbiE: MAVVPYKDDTAGKKSQVAQMFNSIAGKYDFLNHFLSAGTDIYWRRKAVGELKQLRPARILDIATGTADFAIETLRAASKDAQVTGVDISEGMLEVGRRKLQAKGLTNRIQLELGDSENLPFPDNHFDAVTASFGVRNFENLAIGLAEMRRVLRPGGKLVILEFSKPTAFPMKQAYNFYFRHILPVFGKLISKDRAAYTYLPESVQAFPDGPDFLAILRQVGFTSPAWQPLTFGISSIYTAHK; this comes from the coding sequence ATGGCCGTAGTACCCTATAAAGACGACACCGCCGGCAAAAAGTCGCAGGTAGCGCAGATGTTCAATAGCATTGCCGGGAAATACGACTTCCTGAACCACTTCCTGAGTGCTGGCACGGATATCTATTGGCGCCGCAAAGCAGTAGGGGAGTTGAAGCAACTTCGCCCGGCCCGCATTCTGGACATAGCCACCGGTACTGCTGACTTCGCCATCGAAACACTGCGTGCTGCTTCGAAGGATGCGCAGGTAACGGGCGTAGATATTTCGGAAGGTATGCTGGAGGTGGGGCGCCGCAAGCTGCAGGCCAAAGGACTCACCAACCGGATCCAGCTGGAACTGGGCGACTCCGAAAACCTGCCGTTCCCCGATAACCACTTCGATGCCGTAACGGCTTCATTTGGGGTGCGCAACTTCGAAAACCTGGCCATTGGCCTTGCCGAAATGCGGCGAGTACTACGGCCGGGTGGCAAACTCGTGATACTGGAGTTTTCCAAGCCCACGGCCTTCCCTATGAAGCAGGCCTACAACTTCTACTTCCGGCATATTCTGCCGGTGTTCGGTAAACTGATTTCCAAAGACCGCGCCGCCTATACCTACCTGCCCGAATCGGTGCAGGCTTTCCCGGACGGTCCCGACTTTCTGGCTATTCTCCGGCAGGTTGGCTTTACTTCTCCCGCATGGCAACCCCTCACGTTCGGCATAAGCTCCATTTACACCGCGCACAAATAG
- a CDS encoding OmpA family protein, which produces MDNLVRRLLKASCAFALTAAVAQPALAQSVRKQLKTANKFFEQENYRASIPFYEQVLAKEPNNALALFRAGISYMSFDKEKASDYIYKAQKLKPKVSKDVEYWLGRVDHLNYNFDEAISHYQAYNATLKQKDTRKAELAQLIQHSKNAKVQFNSPKDIFVKNLGPTINTPYSEHSPVISQDDKLLLFTSRSDNMSNIPVADDAKGKKKDKNLAADGQYYENIYEATRIDDENWEKPRSLSSVLNGKGHDASIQVFDNDTKLLMYRNDENGDIMYAEKSGADWTEPKKLNDNINSKAFESDAYITPDGRTIYFSTGKYSEDGTLDIYYATRQQGGDWGEAKSVGTGINTKYDDDSPYLSKDGKTLYFASRGHNTMGGYDIFKSEFDSVGNKWGRPENMGYPVNTPDDDTYYRLSPDGSYAYLSSYRIGGYGEKDIYTINYIKNAIIRGKVYTKRDSTVIPGVELVFSGTQADKTALSYRDITKPETGDYQVSVLSGRTYQVALSKDGQNVGTEEFAIPVSTNDSTVINKDFYVDYIDTSATGMFAFKKIYFDTDKYKLRPESITELNNITSILKANPGVNISIEGHCDSRNTDEYNMVLGQNRADAAYNYLKKQGIGETRMVTVSYGERRPAAGNDSPENMQLNRRVEFRVILKEGEAMPTMTTPAPTSAAPARTTPLQPGKSKVKMADGTKVKTKVDEDSDKVKVKTKGANGEESKTKTKDGTIDAKTKDANGEKTKVKTDND; this is translated from the coding sequence ATGGACAACTTAGTCAGAAGGTTATTGAAAGCCTCTTGCGCCTTCGCTCTTACCGCGGCCGTGGCCCAGCCCGCGCTGGCCCAGAGCGTGCGGAAGCAGCTGAAGACTGCAAATAAGTTCTTTGAGCAAGAGAACTACCGGGCATCCATCCCTTTCTACGAGCAAGTGTTGGCCAAGGAGCCCAACAACGCCTTAGCCCTGTTCCGCGCCGGCATTTCCTACATGTCATTCGACAAAGAGAAAGCCAGCGACTATATCTATAAGGCGCAGAAGCTGAAACCCAAGGTTTCGAAAGACGTGGAGTACTGGCTGGGCCGTGTGGATCACCTCAACTACAACTTTGATGAGGCTATTTCGCACTACCAGGCGTACAACGCTACGCTGAAACAGAAGGACACCCGCAAAGCGGAGCTTGCCCAGCTGATCCAGCACTCGAAGAATGCCAAGGTGCAGTTCAACAGCCCCAAGGACATCTTCGTGAAAAACCTGGGCCCGACCATCAATACGCCGTACTCAGAGCACAGCCCAGTTATCTCGCAAGACGACAAGCTGCTGCTGTTCACGTCGCGTTCTGACAACATGAGCAACATTCCGGTAGCGGATGATGCGAAAGGCAAGAAGAAGGACAAAAACCTTGCTGCTGACGGTCAGTACTACGAGAACATCTATGAGGCTACCCGCATCGATGATGAAAACTGGGAGAAGCCTCGCTCGCTGAGCTCCGTGCTCAATGGCAAAGGCCACGACGCTTCCATCCAAGTCTTCGACAACGACACGAAGCTGCTGATGTACCGCAACGATGAGAACGGCGACATCATGTATGCCGAGAAGTCAGGCGCGGACTGGACGGAGCCAAAGAAGCTCAACGACAACATCAACTCGAAGGCTTTCGAGTCGGATGCGTATATCACGCCAGACGGCCGCACCATTTACTTCTCCACGGGCAAGTATTCTGAAGACGGCACGCTGGACATCTACTACGCTACCCGCCAGCAGGGTGGTGACTGGGGTGAAGCCAAATCGGTAGGCACCGGCATCAACACGAAGTATGACGACGATAGCCCGTACCTGAGCAAGGACGGTAAGACGCTGTACTTTGCTTCGCGTGGCCACAATACCATGGGCGGCTACGACATCTTCAAGTCGGAGTTTGACTCGGTTGGCAACAAATGGGGCCGTCCTGAAAACATGGGCTACCCTGTAAACACACCAGATGACGATACTTATTACCGCCTGAGCCCAGATGGTTCGTATGCCTACCTGTCGTCGTACCGCATCGGTGGCTACGGTGAAAAGGATATCTACACTATCAACTACATCAAAAACGCCATCATCCGTGGTAAGGTGTACACCAAGCGTGACAGCACTGTTATTCCGGGTGTAGAGCTGGTGTTTAGTGGCACGCAAGCCGATAAAACGGCACTTAGCTACCGCGACATCACCAAGCCTGAAACCGGTGACTATCAGGTAAGTGTGCTTTCGGGCCGTACCTACCAAGTAGCGCTGTCGAAAGATGGCCAGAACGTAGGTACCGAGGAATTCGCAATACCTGTGTCGACTAACGACTCGACTGTAATCAACAAGGATTTCTATGTTGACTACATCGACACGAGTGCAACAGGCATGTTTGCCTTTAAGAAAATTTATTTCGACACAGACAAATACAAGCTGCGTCCGGAGTCTATTACTGAGCTGAACAACATCACCTCGATTCTGAAGGCTAACCCCGGCGTAAACATCTCCATCGAAGGCCATTGCGACTCGCGCAACACTGACGAGTACAACATGGTACTGGGCCAGAACCGTGCTGACGCCGCTTATAACTACCTGAAGAAGCAAGGTATCGGCGAAACGCGCATGGTAACGGTTAGCTACGGTGAGCGTCGTCCGGCTGCCGGCAATGATTCGCCGGAGAACATGCAGCTTAACCGCCGCGTTGAATTCCGCGTGATTCTGAAGGAAGGCGAAGCTATGCCAACCATGACCACGCCTGCTCCGACTTCTGCTGCTCCGGCCCGTACTACGCCGCTGCAACCTGGCAAAAGCAAGGTGAAGATGGCCGACGGCACCAAGGTGAAAACCAAAGTGGACGAGGACAGCGACAAAGTAAAAGTGAAAACCAAAGGCGCTAACGGCGAGGAATCGAAGACCAAGACCAAAGACGGTACCATCGATGCCAAGACCAAAGATGCCAATGGCGAAAAGACCAAAGTGAAGACGGACAACGACTAA
- the yihA gene encoding ribosome biogenesis GTP-binding protein YihA/YsxC — protein MQIRDATFLMSNSRVELCPPPTLPEYAFIGRSNVGKSSLINMLTERRGLAKTSSLPGKTQLINHFIINKEWYLVDLPGYGYAKVSKENRVKWARMINFYLRQRENLACVFVLIDSRHSAQAVDLEFMEMLGSEGIPFVMVFTKADKQSGSRTHQNVVEYMQKMSESWDEVPRHFITSAEEKTGREEVLGFITDINQQLAQTQENV, from the coding sequence ATGCAAATCCGTGACGCAACCTTTCTGATGAGCAACTCGCGGGTAGAGCTATGCCCGCCTCCCACATTGCCTGAGTATGCCTTTATTGGGCGCTCCAATGTGGGCAAGTCTTCACTCATTAATATGCTAACTGAGCGGCGGGGGCTGGCCAAGACCTCTTCTCTGCCCGGCAAAACGCAGCTTATTAACCATTTCATAATAAACAAGGAGTGGTACCTCGTGGATTTGCCGGGCTACGGCTATGCGAAGGTGAGCAAGGAAAACCGTGTCAAATGGGCGCGGATGATCAATTTCTACCTCCGCCAGCGTGAGAATCTGGCCTGCGTTTTTGTTCTGATTGATTCCCGTCACTCGGCTCAGGCCGTCGATCTGGAGTTTATGGAAATGCTCGGATCCGAAGGCATTCCATTCGTGATGGTATTTACTAAAGCCGATAAGCAGTCGGGTAGCCGTACGCACCAGAACGTGGTAGAATACATGCAGAAGATGAGCGAAAGCTGGGACGAAGTACCGCGGCATTTCATTACATCGGCCGAAGAGAAAACGGGCCGCGAAGAAGTGCTCGGCTTCATTACCGACATCAACCAGCAGCTAGCCCAAACGCAGGAGAATGTGTAG
- a CDS encoding energy transducer TonB, whose translation MKKITLTLALGLMACTVPALAQKTKVKIKTDGPTPETTAPATEAAPAQAPAAGNVSKAIPVAEYYEGGQEAMYAFIEKEKKYPILARRNRIQGTCIVSFTLTTSGTLEGIKLVKNIGGGCGEEALRVARLLQFKKPDYAILTSLPIVFKLGAPGQAAATE comes from the coding sequence ATGAAAAAAATCACTCTCACGCTGGCGCTGGGCCTGATGGCCTGCACCGTACCAGCGTTGGCGCAGAAAACCAAGGTAAAGATCAAAACCGACGGCCCGACTCCTGAAACGACGGCCCCTGCTACGGAAGCCGCGCCTGCACAGGCCCCAGCTGCCGGCAATGTAAGCAAGGCCATTCCGGTGGCTGAGTACTATGAGGGAGGCCAGGAGGCCATGTATGCCTTCATCGAGAAAGAAAAGAAATACCCGATTCTGGCCCGCCGCAACCGGATTCAGGGTACTTGCATTGTTAGCTTCACGCTGACCACCAGCGGCACGCTGGAAGGCATTAAGCTGGTAAAAAACATTGGCGGAGGCTGCGGCGAAGAAGCGCTACGCGTAGCACGTTTGCTCCAGTTCAAAAAGCCCGATTACGCTATTCTCACCAGCCTGCCCATCGTGTTTAAGCTGGGAGCCCCCGGCCAAGCCGCCGCAACTGAGTAA
- a CDS encoding DUF5606 family protein: MPYDLKEIAAISGMPGLFRLVKPTRAGVIVESLDERGTRSVASARNKVSLLQEISIYTQDYDQTVPLSEVFDRIHQKHGTSLAITHKSDDRDLTAFMGEIIPDYDRDRVYMSDIKKLVQWYHAVSSRLEYQAPVTEAAPAATEATDTEPKAVKKSSAKAPSEAAVEEKPKAKKKTSASDSDSETAAEKPAKKAAKKKE, from the coding sequence ATGCCCTACGACCTGAAGGAAATTGCCGCTATCAGCGGAATGCCCGGTCTGTTCCGTCTCGTAAAGCCCACCCGCGCAGGCGTTATCGTCGAATCCTTGGATGAGCGTGGCACACGTTCTGTGGCTTCTGCCCGCAACAAGGTGTCGCTGCTGCAGGAAATTTCCATCTATACCCAGGACTACGACCAGACGGTGCCACTGTCGGAGGTATTCGACCGGATTCACCAGAAGCACGGCACCAGCCTGGCCATCACGCACAAGTCGGACGACCGGGACCTGACGGCCTTCATGGGTGAAATCATTCCGGACTATGACCGGGACCGGGTATACATGTCCGACATTAAGAAGCTGGTGCAGTGGTACCACGCCGTAAGCAGCCGCCTCGAGTATCAGGCGCCCGTAACGGAAGCGGCACCCGCTGCCACTGAAGCCACTGATACTGAGCCGAAAGCTGTAAAAAAATCTTCCGCTAAGGCCCCTTCGGAAGCCGCTGTAGAAGAAAAGCCGAAAGCCAAAAAGAAGACGTCTGCTTCGGATAGCGACAGTGAAACAGCCGCCGAAAAGCCAGCTAAAAAAGCAGCTAAAAAGAAAGAGTAA
- the fbp gene encoding class 1 fructose-bisphosphatase, whose protein sequence is MNQHDKLALPVGTTLDRFIMRKQEDFPYATGELSQLLRDIALAAKIVNREINRSGLIDIAGAYGNRNVQGEDQQKLDVIANIRFIRALRNGGEVCTIISEEDEEVIQTGNVQGKYIVAIDPLDGSSNIDVNVSIGTIFSIYRRVSPTGNEGTMADCLQAGTHQVAAGYVIYGSSTMLVYTTGNGVNGFTYEPSLGEFFLSHPNIQSPKTGTVYSVNEGSSASFSPGVADYVAHCKEQGYSARYIGSLVADFHRNLLKGGIYIYPSTQKSPKGKLRLMYECNPLAFIVEQAGGKSSNGRMRTMEIEPQDMHDRCPLFIGSTELVNKAEEFLAKEFVEAK, encoded by the coding sequence ATGAATCAACACGACAAGCTGGCGCTGCCCGTAGGCACTACTCTGGACCGTTTCATCATGCGCAAGCAGGAAGATTTCCCCTATGCCACCGGGGAACTGTCCCAGCTGCTCCGCGACATTGCCTTGGCCGCCAAAATCGTGAACCGCGAAATCAACCGCTCCGGCCTCATTGATATTGCCGGGGCCTATGGCAACCGCAACGTGCAGGGCGAAGACCAGCAGAAGCTCGATGTTATTGCCAACATCCGTTTCATCCGGGCACTGCGCAATGGCGGCGAGGTCTGCACCATTATCAGCGAGGAAGACGAGGAAGTTATCCAGACTGGCAACGTGCAAGGCAAGTACATCGTGGCCATTGATCCGCTCGACGGTTCTAGCAACATCGATGTAAACGTATCCATCGGCACCATCTTCAGCATCTATCGGCGTGTGTCGCCGACTGGTAATGAGGGCACCATGGCCGATTGTCTACAGGCAGGCACGCACCAGGTGGCCGCCGGCTACGTCATTTATGGCTCCAGCACCATGCTCGTGTACACCACCGGCAATGGCGTAAACGGATTCACCTACGAGCCTAGCCTCGGCGAGTTTTTCCTCTCGCACCCCAATATTCAGTCGCCCAAAACCGGCACGGTTTACTCCGTGAATGAGGGTAGCTCTGCCTCTTTCTCGCCGGGTGTGGCCGACTACGTGGCGCATTGCAAGGAGCAGGGCTACTCGGCCCGCTATATTGGCTCCCTGGTCGCCGACTTCCACCGCAACCTGCTCAAAGGCGGCATCTACATCTACCCGTCCACGCAGAAGTCGCCGAAGGGCAAGCTGCGCCTCATGTACGAGTGCAATCCGCTGGCGTTTATTGTAGAGCAGGCCGGCGGCAAGTCCAGCAACGGCCGCATGCGTACTATGGAAATCGAACCTCAGGACATGCACGACCGGTGCCCGCTATTTATTGGCTCTACTGAGTTAGTAAATAAAGCAGAGGAATTTCTGGCGAAAGAGTTTGTGGAAGCGAAATAA